The segment CTCAAAGGAAACACGGTAGCTGCGGTTGTCGGCACCATTATCTCCAAAACTGACTTGGCATCCTGGAAAGACATCCGCAATAATTTCTGCCACTTCTTTGACACGATAGTTATGTGCCGTGTCCCCGACATTAAAAATTTGGTTATGTACAATGTCGCGCGGCGCTTCTAAGGCACAGATGATTGCCTGACAAATATCAAGCGCATGAACTAAAGGACGCCAAGGAGTACCATCACTAGTCATCTTAATCTCATTAGTCGTCCATGCTAGTCCGGCGAGGTTATTGAGGACAATATCAAAGCGCATTCTGGGTGAGGCACCAAATGCTGTGGCATTGCGCATAAATGTCGGCGAAAAATCATCATCGGCGAGTGCTTGAACATCGCGTTCGACAAGCGTTTTACACTCAGCGTAAGCAGTTTGCGGATTGACTGGAGACTCTTCGGTGACATCAACGCCTGTGGCGACACCATACACACTGCATGACGACATATACACAAAGCGTCTTACCCCTG is part of the Gloeocapsopsis sp. IPPAS B-1203 genome and harbors:
- a CDS encoding SDR family oxidoreductase → GVRRFVYMSSCSVYGVATGVDVTEESPVNPQTAYAECKTLVERDVQALADDDFSPTFMRNATAFGASPRMRFDIVLNNLAGLAWTTNEIKMTSDGTPWRPLVHALDICQAIICALEAPRDIVHNQIFNVGDTAHNYRVKEVAEIIADVFPGCQVSFGDNGADNRSYRVSFEKINTQLPGFKCEWDAQRGAQQLYNVFTQIDMSEETFLFRGFTRLKQLEYLMRTQQIDKDFYWRTA